One Rhodobacteraceae bacterium M385 genomic region harbors:
- a CDS encoding mandelate racemase/muconate lactonizing enzyme family protein, with protein MKLDTLEIFAIAPPPPGWGGRYWLIVRLTTDTGITGLGEVYAAGVGPKAMQAVIEDVFSRHMRGEDPANIELMSRRAHSSGFTQRPDPTVFGAFSGLEIACWDILGKARDCPVYALLGGKMNAQIRAYTYLYPEPHHDPVAFWTSPEMAAESALARVNEGYTAVKFDPAGPYTIRGGHMPALSDIDLSARFCAAIRDVVGTRADLLFGTHGQFSPSGAIRLAKAIEPHDPLWFEEPIPPDNLIGLAEIAAHTPIPVATGERLTTAGEFAQALHHGARILQPALGRAGGIWEGKKIATLAAAVGAQLAPHLYAGPVEWAANVHLGVSCPNLLMVEAIETPFHDALVTGRPRVENGFVAAPDRPGLGITLNDDVALANLYTGDRLHLEMQEAPCDWQNGNAFGGGAVD; from the coding sequence ATGAAACTCGACACACTCGAAATTTTCGCCATAGCTCCTCCGCCCCCCGGCTGGGGGGGGCGCTATTGGCTGATCGTCCGCCTCACCACCGATACCGGCATCACCGGCCTCGGAGAGGTCTACGCCGCAGGCGTCGGCCCCAAAGCCATGCAGGCCGTCATCGAAGATGTCTTCTCTCGCCACATGCGCGGCGAGGATCCTGCCAATATCGAGCTGATGTCGCGCCGCGCCCATTCCTCTGGCTTTACCCAACGCCCCGATCCCACCGTGTTCGGCGCGTTCTCCGGCCTCGAAATCGCCTGTTGGGACATCCTAGGCAAAGCCCGTGACTGCCCCGTCTACGCGCTTCTGGGCGGCAAGATGAACGCCCAGATCCGCGCCTATACCTACCTCTATCCCGAGCCTCACCATGATCCCGTGGCCTTCTGGACTTCGCCCGAGATGGCCGCCGAAAGCGCGTTGGCCCGCGTAAACGAGGGCTACACGGCGGTCAAATTCGACCCCGCCGGCCCCTATACGATCCGGGGCGGCCATATGCCCGCGCTCAGCGATATTGACCTCTCGGCCCGCTTTTGCGCTGCGATCCGTGATGTTGTGGGCACCCGTGCCGACCTGCTGTTCGGCACCCATGGGCAATTCTCTCCTTCGGGGGCAATCCGACTGGCTAAGGCGATCGAGCCCCATGATCCGCTCTGGTTTGAGGAACCTATTCCGCCTGATAACCTTATCGGACTGGCAGAAATCGCCGCCCATACCCCGATCCCCGTGGCCACCGGCGAACGGCTCACCACGGCGGGGGAGTTTGCCCAAGCACTGCACCACGGGGCGCGGATCTTGCAGCCCGCCCTGGGTCGTGCAGGTGGGATATGGGAGGGCAAGAAAATCGCCACCCTCGCCGCCGCCGTTGGTGCGCAACTTGCGCCGCATCTTTATGCTGGTCCGGTGGAATGGGCCGCGAATGTTCATCTGGGTGTCAGCTGTCCTAACCTTTTGATGGTGGAGGCGATCGAGACGCCGTTCCACGATGCGCTCGTTACCGGGCGGCCCCGGGTCGAGAACGGTTTTGTCGCGGCCCCGGACCGCCCCGGTCTTGGGATCACGCTGAACGATGATGTGGCCCTTGCGAACCTCTATACGGGCGATCGTTTGCATCTAGAGATGCAGGAAGCGCCCTGTGATTGGCAAAACGGCAATGCCTTTGGTGGCGGTGCGGTGGATTAG